A window of Pomacea canaliculata isolate SZHN2017 linkage group LG3, ASM307304v1, whole genome shotgun sequence contains these coding sequences:
- the LOC112559205 gene encoding uncharacterized protein LOC112559205 isoform X3, with product MAERDLSFRAERSVRHFSSQSPFTIGFCSPPVTQHLHHPSPLQTCSPRGLLLQSDMFLCPMFLPETPSSVPGTSPCMSALPLPLPFDWTCQIERFHGVEAVSQYTERSMKHPGRMLETPVFELNNYLPVSLSTDQTSCSLPPPKSHKADANGKEIKLSTSLNPWASDFKPLKERQSMGNSNDIENLNQQTFVKSSQTSSIQICKLKLCRKDDAETKGSSSEGAICVAKEKWNESLQDITGNQYDDVSVQTDELHVIYTKESLHCAKDKTDNSSQTCSRNNGMLLSLRKEAETQTDNHYEHKSLQTEWVTEKQRLHSVDCSDSLQKIAEDLKKEVQKLQIEVCHLRAEQCIKELHRQILTLTQDKMLWQTYFVTGSEAESTVIGIIDERISWLHFEIKRLQKQLSQCLCKFEKGKILSRLPEFFLILPDNNVYRPAASARSASAKTAPSFSDILGSPLSSAGSQSLKSQKFKSQDASKKYMNLAVAESALRKPSQNSCHFSFEDKENLTVFDLQSSPVRQQSYHEHCPVLESSPTVCENGCKKPEKQNYSVTSQICTLDSSLHIITSKNPSLTEVINDDSAKYATCSALTETSDKENENQQFESMAKRMQSEVLVEKSSYNGATESVPGYCNEENTDKHPTKGYLQPSKKLTKTLPHEQTPSDSLKSREIEKPSLYPDAAVSAEDDHRGMSRLAKSDCHLKQISTFATDYQKTERNKNAATDDRFQIQSNYAEYPWSKTSDHRTLPEQSEKMPSKLLDHKACTDMGMTLEQLNYETFQESLDMDSGMLFEQSDQTANNKQNYKIPEKSKALSVNCEHENLCLQMNLKESVVPCFESDFCTVASLPGPAIMNGMNLVDDDALSPAQFSEEALDVARLGIEADKTSMNDKHECHLLKHVSNSLHETFDVDAEDTVLDDGIKLTATAAAKLIDLQQSDRRRDSKLITASSVSVVSSVAEGKKTDEQVESHDVVKVHPSSDLVGHLNATHYTQHAVAKEGDLYNPTSTSAMPTTFLQHHLQPLTLPAALQTTSHAELPSTDLQSSCAVASSMRLISSTLSELDFASDSNSSHSQEPSVQSSSTISSPLQQPGIPASSVIFSSPQGPGIPGLEEILSGTNSLSPCANDLYPIVLTMLTLEYPLQACDRVWLQKTAREQTQLLWTVLQNQQGPLSSLEAAVLKPPLTPGPSSAPASVPRSVTESPCHPQTTPDAPFANQTSLQMSPKTCDIPPGFQKIELQDSSWPGPAIAKKSDDDDDSSRAACQSGARVHKEGSDHPSTVHISHGSFIETPDPQLNSPTSSISLCKNSHDLEFELGCKIQTAGSADQNQTFLTKKNTLENACPTENSGAWEKTGKFCKMDEVKQEERHSKTGNANNLSASCHQKLVRFIMKTSPHLTPEQLSNVIVKVKEEFGGCLHGQLFSNITKKAKFIAMHSYPDVARSMNLASSSCAICHEEMKPQGLQKLTCGHFIHVQCFTKWVAQDRQCPTCQKLVSCPSFSY from the exons atggCAGAACGAGATTTAAGTTTTCGTGCAGAACGATCTGTGAGACATTTTTCTTCACAGAGCCCATTCACCATAGGATTCTGTTCCCCACCCGTGACGCAGCATCTACATCACCCTAGCCCACTTCAGACATGTTCTCCACGGGGGTTGCTGTTACAGTCGGACATGTTTCTTTGTCCTATGTTCTTGCCTGAGACACCTTCAAGTGTGCCAGGCACTAGTCCATGCATGAGCGCACTACCATTGCCTTTGCCATTTGACTGGACATGTCAAATAGAAAGATTTCATGGAGTAGAGGCTGTGTCACAATACACTGAAAGGTCCATGAAACATCCTGGTAGGATGTTGGAAACTCCTGTTTTTGAGTTGAATAATTACCTTCCTGTGTCTCTCAGCACAGATCAAACTTCATGCAGTCTTCCACCTCCCAAAAGTCACAAAGCAGATGCCAATGGCAAAGAGATTAAATTATCCACAAGCCTAAATCCATGGGCCTCAGACTTTAAGCCACTGAAGGAGAGGCAAAGCATGGGAAATAGCAATGACATTGAGAACTTAAATCAACAGACATTTGTCAAATCATCTCAAACATCTTCTATTCAGATTTGCAAACTCAAATTATGTAGAAAAGATGATGCTGAGACTAAAGGATCCTCTTCTGAAGGTGCCATTTgtgttgcaaaagaaaaatggaatgaGAGTCTTCAAGACATTACTGGAAACCAGTATGATGATGTTTCCGTTCAAACTGATGAACTACATGTAATATATACAAAAGAGTCCTTGCATTGtgcaaaagataaaacagataATAGTTCACAGACATGTTCTAGAAATAATGGCATGTTATTGTCTTTGAGGAAAGAGGCAGAAACACAGACTGATAATCATTATGAGCATAAATCATTGCAAACAGAATG GGtgactgaaaaacaaagacttcacagTGTTGATTGTTCAGATAGTTTGCAGAAGATTGCagaggatttaaaaaaagaagttcaaAAGCTACAG ATTGAAGTGTGCCATTTGCGAGCTGAACAGTGCATTAAAGAATTGCATAGACAGATACTTACACTGACACAGGACAAAATGCTGTGGCAAACTTACTTCGTAACTGG CTCAGAGGCAGAGAGCACTGTTATTGGTATCATTGACGAGAGAATATCCTGGCTTCATTTCGAAATCAAAAGACTGCAG AAGCAACTGAGCCAGTGTCTTTGTAAGTTTGAGAAGGGCAAGATACTCTCCAGATTGCCTGAGTTTTTCCTCATTCTTCCAGACAATAATGTCTACCGTCCTGCAGCT AGTGCTAGAAGTGCCTCAGCTAAAACTGCACCATCATTCTCAGACATTTTGGGATCACCATTATCATCAGCAGGGAGCCAGAGTTTGAAGAGCCAGAAGTTCAAGTCACAAGATGCCTCAAAAAAGTACATGAATTTGGCTGTAGCAGAGTCTGCCTTGCGTAAACCATCACAGAATAGCTGTCACTTTTCTTTTGAAGACAAGGAAAATCTCACAGTCTTTGACCTTCAGTCATCTCCTGTCAGGCAGCAGTCATATCATGAGCACTGTCCAGTTTTGGAGAGTTCACCAACGGTATGTGAAAATGGATGCAAGAagccagaaaaacaaaattacagtgTTACATCACAGATATGCACCCTAGACTCTTCTTTACATATTATTACTTCAAAGAATCCATCTTTAACAGAGGTCATTAATGATGACTCAGCCAAGTATGCTACCTGCTCTGCGTTGACTGAAACCTctgacaaagaaaacgaaaatcaGCAGTTTGAGAGTATGGCTAAACGCATGCAGTCAGAAGTGTTGGTAGAGAAAAGCTCCTATAATGGAGCCACAGAGTCAGTTCCTGGTTATTGCAATGAAGAAAACACAGATAAGCATCCAACGAAAGGGTACCTACAGCCAAgcaaaaaactgacaaaaacctTGCCACATGAACAAACTCCGAGTGATTCCTTGAAAAGTAGAGAGATAGAAAAACCTTCACTTTATCCGGATGCTGCAGTTTCAGCTGAAGATGACCATAGAGGGATGAGCAGGTTAGCCAAAAGTGATTGCCATTTGAAGCAAATCAGTACCTTTGCCACAGATTAtcagaaaacagagagaaataagaatGCAGCAACAGATGATAGATTTCAGATTCAGTCTAATTATGCAGAATATCCATGGTCAAAAACATCAGATCACAGGACACTCCCAgaacaatcagaaaaaatgcCTTCAAAATTATTAGATCATAAAGCATGCACAGACATGGGGATGACTTTAGAACAGTTAAATTATGAGACCTTTCAGGAATCATTGGACATGGACAGTGGAATGCTTTTCGAACAATCAGACCAAACTGCAAACAACAAGCAAAATTATAAGATCccagaaaaaagtaaagcattGTCAGTTAACTGTGAACACGAGAACTTGTGCCTTCAGATGAATTTGAAAGAATCTGTAGTTCCTTGCTTTGAGAGTGATTTCTGCACAGTTGCATCTCTGCCTGGTCCTGCCATCATGAATGGCATGAATttagttgatgatgatgcattaAGTCCTGCTCAGTTTTCTGAGGAGGCATTAGATGTTGCTAGGCTGGGCATTGAAGCTGATAAGACATCTATGAATGACAAACATGAATGCCATCTTCTCAAGCATGTTTCAAATTCTCTCCATGAAACATTTGATGTGGATGCTGAAGACACAGTTTTAGATGACGGAATTAAGTTaactgctactgctgctgcaaAGTTGATTGATCTGCAGCAGTCTGATAGAAGAAGAGACTCCAAACTAATTACTGCATCTTCAGTCTCAGTAGTTTCTTCAGTGGCAGAAGGCAAGAAGACAGATGAACAAGTAGAGAGTCATGATGTTGTCAAAGTCCATCCTTCTTCTGATCTTGTTGGTCATCTTAATGCCACGCATTATACTCAGCATGCTGTTGCCAAGGAAGG TGACTTATATAACCCCACAAGTACTTCAGCCATGCCCACTACATTCCTTCAGCATCACCTCCAACCTTTGACCCTTCCTGCTGCCTTGCAGACCACTTCCCATGCTGAGCTGCCATCTACTGATTTGCAGTCTTCCTGTGCTGTGGCATCAAGTATGAGATTAATTTCTTCCACCTTGTCAGAGTTGGATTTCGCATCTGACAGCAATTCTTCCCACTCGCAAGAACCAAGTGTTCAGTCCTCCAGCACCATTTCTTCACCTTTGCAGCAACCTGGCATTCCAGCTAGTAGTGTAATTTTCTCATCTCCACAAGGACCAGGTATTCCTGGCCTTGAAGAGATTTTGTCAGGAACCAATAGTTTATCGCCATGTGCCAATGATTTGTACCCAATAGTGTTGACTATGCTGACTTTGGAATATCCTTTGCAGGCTTGTGACAGGGTTTGGCTACAG AAAACTGCACGGGAACAAACACAGCTTCTATGGACAGTCCTGCAGAATCAGCAAGGACCTTTATCTTCTTTGGAAGCAGCTGTTTTGAAGCCACCTTTGACACCTGGACCATCATCAGCACCTGCCTCAGTGCCTAGATCTGTTA CAGAGTCACCATGTCATCCACAGACAACACCTGATGCACCTTTTGCTAATCAGACAAGTTTGCAGATGTCACCCAAGACCTGTGATATTCCCCCAGGTTTCCAGAAAATAG AACTTCAAGACTCATCGTGGCCTGGTCCTGCAATTGCCAAGAAgagtgatgatgacgatgacagcTCTAGAGCAGCCTGTCAGTCTGGTGCTAGAGTACATAAGGAAGGGAGTGACCATCCTTCTACAGTCCACATATCACATGGGTCCTTCATTGAGACTCCAGATCCCCAGCTTAACAGCCCTACTTCCTCAATAAGCCTCTGCAAGAACTCTCATGACTTAGAGTTTGAACTGGGATGCAAAATTCAGACTGCTGGATCTGCTGATCAGAACCAGACCTTTCTGACCAAAA AAAATACTTTGGAGAATGCCTGCCCGACAGAAAATTCTGGTGCATGGGAAAAG ACTGGGAAATTCTGTAAGATGGATGAGGTGAAGCAAGAGGAGCGACATTCCAAAACCGGGAATGCAAACAACCTGTCTGCTTCTTGCCACCAGAAGCTTGTGAGATTTATCATGAAAACATCCCCTCACCTAACTCC